Proteins encoded together in one Scyliorhinus torazame isolate Kashiwa2021f chromosome 20, sScyTor2.1, whole genome shotgun sequence window:
- the LOC140396792 gene encoding probable G-protein coupled receptor 139, with the protein MLEIFYTIRKLYYMILAVIGVPVNLLAIVILSRGKCGLTACTTHYLVVMATADLLVIITDGILYRISYYYFPGSFLDITPVCSVIYFLSRTTTDCSVWFTVTFSFDRFVAICSQKLKTKYCTKKTAAVVLATTTILLCLKNIPFYFTVGPLWIINNVPWDCYTKPSYYTDPGWLVFKWLHRVFTPFLPFSLIALLNSLTVRHILVASRVRKGLRGQNRSDPEMDSRRKSVILLFAISGSFVILWLVHVIEFLYYNITDTDPNYYNDSLYIFQHVGIMFRNLSCCTNTFIYGATQSKFREQFKSTVSGAVAAITKSIQNLRT; encoded by the exons ATGCTGGAAATATTCTACACTATCAGGAAGTTATATTACATGATCCTTGCTgttattggtgttcctg TAAATTTACTGGCGATTGTGATCCTGTCCCGAGGAAAATGTGGTCTCACTGCCTGCACTACTCATTACCTCGTggtcatggcaacggcggatctactggtcattatcacTGATGGCATACTTTATCGGATCAGTTACTATTATTTCCCTGGGTCTTTTTTGGACAtcacccctgtgtgcagtgtcatCTATTTTCTCAGTCGCACAACCACAGATTGTTCCGTCTGGTTTACCGTCACTTTCtcatttgatcgatttgtggctatttgttcTCAAAAGCTGAAAACCAAATATTGCACCAAAAAAACAGCCGCTGTGGTTCTAGCGACCACGACCATTCTGCTCTGTTTGAAAAACATTCCATTCTATTTTACGGTTGGCCCTTTGTGGATAATCAATAATGTACCATGGGACTGTTATACAAAGCCAAGCTACTACACTGATCCTGGTTGGTTGGTATTTAAGTGGCTTCATAGAGTTTTTACTCCATTTCTCCCATTTAGTTTAATTGCATTGCTCAACAGTCTAACAGTCAGACACATATTAGTGGCAAGTCGAGTCCGCAAAGGACTGAGAGGTCAGAATCGTAGTGATCCAGAGATGGACAGCAGAAGGAAGTCTGTGATTTTACTCTTCGCCATATCCGGAAGCTTCGTAATTCTGTGGTTGGTGCATGTTATTGAATTCTTGTATTATAACATTACAGATACAGATCCAAACTATTACAACGATTCGTTATATATATTTCAACATGTGGGAATTATGTTCCGGAACTTAAGCTGCTGtacaaatacatttatttatggGGCGACTCAGTCCAAATTTAGAGAGCAGTTCAAGAGCACAGTGAGCGGTGCAGTCGCAGCAATTACTAAATCAATACAAAACCTGAGAACATGA